The Helicobacter ganmani genome includes a window with the following:
- a CDS encoding multidrug effflux MFS transporter, producing MQKATAYQGFAKARLIVILAFMSSLAPLSTDMYLPALGEVQRSFATTPFYAQLSLAIFFIAFAFGQLIYGPLSDVYGRKKPLYIGIALFIVASFACISFDSVDSFIFWRFLQALGGCAGVVIARAIINDNFALKEAASAFALMMVVSSLAPMLAPVFGGFLLDFFSWKSIFATLFALGILLFVLIIFGIQEKESVQRVKPEFKVVLVNYFHILQDRRFRIYILSSSLVMATIFAYITGSSFIFREYFGLSEKTYGILFGVNALSFMIFANINARIVRKYSPYAVLPYAFVMMFGVALVLLVVGWLDLGFLPFEILLFLMLGMNGFIVPNTTTLAMARFKQMSGSASAILGMVQFIFAGVISFVVGAVEANTPFPLALIIACCLLLACGIYFSLNVREIRRYKREFLSLFKHSS from the coding sequence ATGCAAAAAGCTACTGCTTATCAAGGTTTTGCAAAAGCAAGGTTGATTGTTATTTTGGCTTTTATGTCTAGCCTTGCTCCTCTTTCTACGGATATGTATTTGCCCGCACTTGGAGAGGTTCAGAGAAGTTTCGCGACTACACCTTTTTATGCGCAACTTTCTTTGGCTATTTTTTTCATCGCTTTTGCGTTTGGGCAGTTAATCTATGGACCTTTGAGTGATGTTTATGGCAGGAAAAAGCCCCTGTATATTGGAATCGCACTTTTTATTGTCGCAAGCTTTGCGTGCATTAGCTTTGATTCTGTGGATAGTTTTATTTTTTGGCGTTTTTTGCAAGCACTTGGTGGCTGTGCTGGAGTGGTGATTGCGCGTGCAATTATCAATGATAATTTTGCGTTAAAAGAAGCGGCAAGTGCGTTTGCTTTAATGATGGTTGTTTCTAGTTTAGCTCCTATGCTTGCCCCTGTGTTTGGGGGATTTTTGTTGGATTTCTTTTCGTGGAAAAGTATTTTTGCGACACTTTTTGCGCTTGGGATTCTACTTTTTGTTTTGATTATCTTTGGAATCCAAGAGAAAGAATCTGTGCAGAGAGTCAAGCCAGAGTTTAAAGTTGTTTTAGTGAATTATTTTCATATTTTGCAAGACCGCAGATTCCGCATTTATATTCTATCCTCTAGTCTTGTAATGGCAACAATTTTTGCCTATATTACCGGCTCATCGTTTATTTTTCGCGAATACTTTGGTTTAAGCGAAAAAACCTATGGAATCCTTTTTGGAGTGAATGCACTTAGTTTTATGATTTTTGCCAATATTAATGCAAGAATCGTGCGTAAATATTCTCCTTATGCAGTGTTGCCTTATGCGTTTGTGATGATGTTTGGGGTTGCATTAGTATTGCTTGTAGTCGGGTGGTTGGATTTGGGATTCTTGCCTTTTGAGATTCTTTTGTTCTTAATGCTTGGAATGAATGGTTTTATTGTGCCAAACACCACAACGCTTGCAATGGCGCGTTTCAAACAAATGTCTGGAAGTGCTTCAGCCATTTTGGGAATGGTGCAATTTATCTTTGCGGGGGTGATTTCTTTTGTCGTAGGAGCGGTAGAAGCGAATACACCCTT
- the fliR gene encoding flagellar biosynthetic protein FliR gives MELLAYLTEGNVANFLLLLLRFAGIIAFFPFFENQMINNSIKGALIFWLTILFVPLLDVVPPANWTILRFIVAGLSEIMLGFLASMALQIVFGMISFGGELISFAMGLTIANAYDPITGAQKPIVGQLLTLLALLIALGLDYHHLFFYFVAQSIQEIPLGGFLFTQNYIEYIVKSFASLFVVGLTMSFPIIALILLSDIIFGMIMKAHPQFNLLAIGFPVKIAVAFAVLVVIVPAIMLHFKREFLSAFDALTLLFQAGF, from the coding sequence ATGGAACTCCTAGCCTATCTTACTGAAGGGAATGTCGCAAACTTTCTACTCTTGCTGTTACGATTTGCCGGGATTATCGCCTTTTTTCCTTTTTTTGAAAATCAAATGATTAATAATTCCATTAAAGGCGCATTGATTTTTTGGCTTACGATTCTTTTTGTCCCTCTTTTAGATGTTGTGCCACCAGCAAATTGGACGATTTTGCGCTTCATCGTTGCGGGACTTTCTGAAATTATGTTGGGATTTCTCGCATCTATGGCATTGCAAATTGTTTTCGGTATGATTTCTTTTGGTGGAGAATTGATTTCGTTTGCAATGGGATTGACGATTGCAAATGCTTATGACCCTATTACGGGAGCGCAAAAACCAATTGTAGGGCAACTGCTTACACTTCTTGCTTTGCTGATTGCACTAGGGCTTGATTATCATCATTTGTTCTTTTATTTTGTTGCGCAGAGCATTCAAGAGATTCCATTGGGTGGTTTTCTTTTTACTCAAAATTATATTGAATATATTGTGAAGTCTTTTGCAAGTCTTTTTGTTGTAGGGCTTACAATGTCCTTTCCGATTATTGCTTTGATTTTGCTATCAGATATTATTTTTGGTATGATTATGAAAGCCCATCCGCAATTCAATTTGCTAGCAATCGGATTTCCTGTCAAAATTGCAGTCGCTTTTGCGGTGTTGGTTGTGATTGTTCCGGCGATTATGTTGCATTTTAAGCGCGAATTTTTAAGTGCATTTGACGCACTCACTCTTTTATTCCAAGCGGGTTTTTAG
- a CDS encoding ABC transporter ATP-binding protein: MASLVAENLSFGYDSPILENVTFSLNAGETLSIMGVSGSGKSTLLHILSSFLKPQSGVVKLLGKDIYQLPQSKLLALRRNEIGIIFQSHYLFLGFSAEENLEVASLLSNQKIDHELLSLFGILETLPLNVSALSGGQQQRLSIARILTKRPKIIFADEPTGNLDRETAFGVMELLFDYVRLTQSLLVFVTHDPILARKALHSYRLEHASLKSLE, from the coding sequence TTGGCTTCTCTTGTAGCTGAAAACCTTTCTTTTGGCTATGATTCTCCTATTTTAGAAAATGTAACTTTCAGCTTAAATGCAGGTGAAACACTCTCTATTATGGGTGTAAGTGGGAGTGGCAAAAGCACGCTCTTGCACATTCTTTCTAGTTTTTTAAAGCCTCAAAGTGGTGTTGTGAAGCTTTTGGGCAAGGATATTTATCAACTTCCCCAAAGTAAATTACTTGCCCTAAGACGTAATGAAATTGGAATCATTTTTCAATCGCATTATTTATTTTTGGGATTCAGCGCAGAAGAAAACTTGGAAGTTGCTTCTTTGTTGAGTAATCAAAAGATTGACCACGAGCTTTTAAGTTTGTTTGGAATTTTAGAAACTTTGCCATTAAATGTCAGCGCATTGAGCGGAGGGCAGCAGCAGAGGCTATCCATTGCTAGGATTTTGACTAAAAGACCTAAAATCATCTTTGCTGATGAACCAACCGGAAATTTGGATAGGGAAACGGCTTTTGGCGTAATGGAGCTTTTGTTTGATTATGTGAGATTGACACAATCGTTGCTTGTATTTGTTACGCACGACCCAATTCTTGCAAGGAAAGCTTTACATTCTTATCGTTTGGAACACGCTTCTCTTAAATCTCTTGAATAA
- the tsf gene encoding translation elongation factor Ts, translating to MAEISAQLVKQLRDRTDAGMMDCKKALVEVGGDLEKAVEYLREKGLSKAAKKADRVAAEGSIAIKVSPDFKKVSMAEINSETDFVAKNDGFKELSAKTIAMVQDSDVSNVEELHTLNFEGAKFEEYLKSQIAKIGENIVVRRIAKVEAKGGGIVNAYVHSNGRVGVIIALKCQNEANAAKLSDFTKSLCMHAAAMKPQVISYHSFDLDFIKSEKTAIIAELEKENEELKRLGKPLHKIPEYISQLELTDEILKQQEEKLKAELKAQGKPEQIWDKILPGQLERFKADSTILDQRLTLLGQFFVMDDKKTIAQVLGDKSKELGDSIEVVEYVRFELGEGITKQACSFADEVAAQLG from the coding sequence ATGGCAGAGATTAGTGCGCAGCTTGTAAAACAACTTCGCGATAGGACAGACGCGGGAATGATGGATTGTAAAAAAGCTCTTGTAGAAGTGGGCGGTGATTTAGAAAAAGCCGTAGAATATTTGAGGGAAAAAGGGCTTAGTAAAGCAGCAAAAAAAGCTGACAGAGTAGCGGCAGAGGGAAGTATTGCTATTAAAGTATCTCCTGATTTCAAAAAGGTAAGTATGGCAGAGATTAACTCTGAAACAGACTTTGTGGCTAAGAATGACGGCTTCAAAGAATTGAGCGCAAAAACAATCGCAATGGTGCAAGATTCTGATGTCTCCAATGTAGAGGAACTTCACACGCTTAACTTTGAGGGAGCGAAATTTGAAGAATACCTAAAGTCTCAAATTGCAAAAATCGGTGAAAATATCGTTGTGCGCAGAATCGCGAAAGTTGAAGCAAAAGGAGGTGGAATCGTCAATGCATATGTGCATTCTAATGGGCGCGTGGGCGTTATTATTGCATTAAAATGCCAAAATGAAGCAAATGCGGCTAAATTGTCGGATTTTACGAAGAGTCTTTGTATGCACGCTGCGGCAATGAAACCACAAGTGATTTCTTACCATTCTTTTGATTTGGACTTTATTAAAAGCGAGAAAACAGCGATTATTGCGGAGCTAGAAAAAGAAAATGAAGAGCTAAAAAGACTTGGCAAGCCTTTGCATAAGATTCCAGAATATATTAGTCAGCTAGAATTAACTGATGAAATCTTAAAACAACAAGAGGAAAAATTAAAGGCAGAATTAAAAGCACAAGGCAAACCAGAGCAAATTTGGGATAAAATTTTGCCCGGACAATTAGAAAGATTCAAGGCAGATTCTACGATTTTAGACCAAAGGCTTACACTATTGGGGCAGTTCTTTGTAATGGACGATAAGAAAACAATTGCACAAGTATTGGGGGATAAATCTAAAGAACTCGGGGATTCTATTGAAGTCGTGGAATATGTGCGTTTTGAGCTTGGCGAGGGAATCACAAAACAAGCTTGTAGCTTCGCAGATGAAGTTGCAGCACAATTAGGCTAA
- the rpsB gene encoding 30S ribosomal protein S2, with protein MVTMKDLLECGVHFGHQTRRWNPKMKKYIFGVRKNIHIIDLQKTLRYFRYTYNIVRDAAAEGKVVMFVGTKKQASETLKQYADSINAPYVNYRWLGGMLTNFSTIKKSIRKLEIIEEMEASGQIDLLTKKEKLMIQRKKEKLARYLGGVRHLKKAPDMIFVIDAAKEKIAVAEARRLGIPVVAPLDTNCDPDMVDYPIPGNDDAIRSIQLFCKEMAEAITEGRAIAGGEAPTQEVAEPASEEEKQEVIEEAMSEEDFAKSVEAE; from the coding sequence ATGGTAACAATGAAAGACCTTTTAGAATGTGGTGTGCATTTTGGACACCAAACAAGACGTTGGAATCCGAAGATGAAAAAATACATTTTTGGTGTGCGCAAAAATATTCATATTATTGATTTGCAAAAAACTTTGCGTTATTTTCGCTACACTTACAATATTGTGCGCGACGCGGCAGCGGAGGGCAAAGTGGTAATGTTTGTTGGAACGAAAAAACAAGCAAGCGAAACACTCAAACAATATGCGGATAGCATCAATGCTCCTTATGTGAATTATCGTTGGCTAGGTGGAATGCTTACAAACTTCTCTACCATTAAAAAGTCTATCCGTAAGCTTGAAATTATTGAGGAAATGGAAGCTAGCGGGCAAATTGACTTGCTAACGAAAAAAGAAAAACTGATGATTCAGCGCAAAAAAGAGAAATTAGCGCGTTATTTGGGCGGTGTGAGACATCTTAAAAAAGCTCCTGATATGATTTTTGTGATTGACGCGGCAAAAGAAAAAATTGCAGTCGCAGAAGCAAGAAGATTAGGGATTCCTGTCGTTGCGCCACTAGATACAAACTGCGACCCCGATATGGTGGATTATCCAATCCCGGGTAATGATGATGCAATTCGTTCTATTCAGCTATTCTGTAAAGAAATGGCAGAGGCTATTACAGAAGGGCGTGCAATTGCTGGTGGTGAAGCACCGACACAAGAAGTAGCAGAGCCAGCAAGTGAGGAGGAAAAACAAGAGGTGATTGAGGAAGCAATGAGCGAAGAAGATTTCGCCAAGAGTGTAGAAGCAGAATAA
- a CDS encoding phosphate/phosphite/phosphonate ABC transporter substrate-binding protein, which translates to MKSILVGAVAYAPQIVPIWDTIREYANDYFKDIRLDYVLFSNYERQVQWLKEGKIDIAWNTNVAFIRSRHCTNNGAEAILMRDTDIGFKSVFVAKRDTMKGLEDLKGKKFGLGSLDSAQAAIMPLFYLQKNGFKLQEISPALLGSAQIESGSVGIFRFNSDVGKHGDTGRSEFDVLDKIKSGELDAGAIGSTTWVRVMQEGNYPQMVNFYTSPAYCHCNFTTLKSFDSYLKRSFVEMMKSQNALKNDPKIAHMMSLEGLNEWVLCNQDALKGYEEIAQAMKEQTLIESKEF; encoded by the coding sequence ATGAAGTCAATTTTAGTAGGTGCAGTGGCGTATGCGCCACAAATTGTCCCTATCTGGGATACGATTAGGGAATATGCTAATGATTATTTTAAAGATATAAGGCTAGATTATGTGTTATTTAGCAACTATGAGCGGCAAGTGCAGTGGCTTAAAGAGGGAAAAATAGATATTGCTTGGAATACAAATGTGGCTTTTATCCGTTCTAGGCATTGCACAAATAATGGTGCAGAGGCAATTTTAATGCGCGATACTGATATTGGCTTTAAAAGTGTATTTGTAGCCAAAAGAGATACAATGAAGGGTTTAGAGGATTTGAAGGGTAAAAAATTTGGTTTAGGGAGTTTAGATTCTGCTCAAGCGGCGATTATGCCTTTATTTTATTTGCAAAAAAATGGATTTAAACTGCAAGAAATTTCTCCTGCTTTGCTTGGTAGCGCACAGATAGAAAGTGGGAGTGTGGGGATATTTCGCTTTAATAGCGATGTGGGCAAACACGGCGATACAGGGCGAAGTGAATTTGATGTGCTGGATAAAATAAAAAGTGGAGAACTAGATGCAGGAGCGATTGGCTCTACTACTTGGGTGAGGGTTATGCAAGAGGGAAATTATCCTCAAATGGTGAATTTTTACACAAGCCCTGCTTATTGTCATTGTAATTTTACAACCCTAAAAAGTTTTGATTCTTACTTAAAAAGAAGCTTTGTAGAAATGATGAAATCACAAAATGCCCTTAAAAATGACCCAAAAATTGCACATATGATGAGTTTAGAGGGACTTAATGAATGGGTTTTATGCAATCAAGATGCACTGAAGGGTTATGAAGAGATTGCTCAAGCAATGAAAGAGCAAACATTAATAGAAAGCAAAGAATTTTAA
- a CDS encoding acyl-CoA dehydrogenase family protein, translating to MLSLENLEQKAAEFGKAFVAPHTESIDKEARFPKEAYDELKKQGFMGLLVPKEYGGSGGNCLNHAQVCYTLAQFDASTALCYMMHNVATACIATFGTKEQKEEFLPKIAKGEISFALAYSESGSGTHFGLPDITETEAGEYRILKGRKSFVTSAQQANYYLTYTNSCKVNGGKNNWITPNNAEGIYHEEGVWNGLGMRGNVSKPVQYNDVKLHTKQYLLGIDGEGEAQAGVVAMYFVVGLGAVYSGVGKAAYECALAHCKSRKYTDGSSLADKELVRIHIAELYTKTQSQIALVYEAARAFDNQESNAMCKIFACRINATQLVMDICALAMRLGGGKAYSKLLPLERYLRDAFASQVMAPSLDILQVWLSDALLPKE from the coding sequence ATGTTAAGTTTGGAAAACTTAGAACAAAAAGCAGCGGAGTTTGGCAAGGCATTTGTTGCCCCTCATACAGAATCTATTGATAAAGAAGCAAGATTCCCAAAAGAAGCCTACGATGAGCTCAAAAAGCAAGGGTTTATGGGATTATTAGTGCCTAAAGAGTATGGCGGAAGCGGTGGAAATTGTCTTAATCACGCACAGGTGTGTTATACTTTAGCGCAATTTGACGCTTCTACTGCACTTTGCTATATGATGCATAATGTTGCAACGGCTTGTATTGCGACTTTTGGGACAAAAGAGCAAAAAGAGGAATTTTTGCCAAAAATAGCAAAAGGGGAGATTTCTTTTGCTCTTGCTTATAGTGAAAGTGGCTCTGGGACACATTTTGGGTTGCCTGATATAACAGAGACAGAAGCGGGAGAATATAGAATCTTAAAAGGGCGCAAAAGCTTTGTAACTTCCGCACAACAAGCAAACTATTATCTTACCTATACAAATTCTTGCAAAGTAAATGGTGGTAAAAATAATTGGATTACACCCAATAATGCGGAGGGTATTTATCACGAAGAGGGCGTGTGGAATGGGTTAGGTATGCGCGGAAATGTCTCAAAACCTGTGCAATATAATGATGTGAAGCTTCATACAAAACAATATTTGCTTGGCATTGACGGAGAGGGTGAAGCGCAAGCTGGAGTTGTAGCAATGTATTTTGTCGTGGGGCTTGGAGCGGTGTATAGCGGTGTGGGAAAGGCTGCTTATGAATGCGCGCTTGCTCATTGTAAGAGTAGAAAATATACTGATGGCTCCTCTTTGGCAGATAAAGAGTTAGTGAGAATCCATATCGCAGAACTCTATACCAAAACGCAAAGCCAAATTGCACTTGTTTATGAGGCTGCAAGGGCATTTGATAATCAAGAATCTAATGCAATGTGCAAAATCTTTGCGTGTAGGATTAACGCCACACAGCTTGTTATGGACATTTGTGCTCTTGCAATGCGACTTGGTGGAGGAAAAGCTTATAGTAAGCTCTTGCCACTAGAGCGATATTTGCGAGACGCGTTCGCTTCACAAGTAATGGCGCCAAGTCTTGATATTTTACAAGTATGGCTCTCTGATGCACTTTTACCAAAGGAGTAA
- a CDS encoding ferritin-like domain-containing protein, whose amino-acid sequence MNPNYSQKSCIFMGALPASTLFFMRLENAFLLVSKGDIIEVVSDWDNLENDLSMWCAFKGEEFIQKRAISQNTDSKGNFIYILRKKSPTRFQKFDCTSHIAPPTQGLAPNGVQVELASPNYHFGIESNNNIWSSNALQIYEDSKKSQWNATTDIKWQEIPEFSPALQFAIAQIMTYLTENEFSALYIPARFLGQISPFFTPIPLLLSSIIGDESRHIESFIKRANITGLGVQYSTLTTQQSLFSLWNEKDYFKSSFLLHIMGEGTFIDLLKFLEESFRALGDEASAYLLALARKDESRHVAYGINNVKQAIAQNPAKIAALKEVVFARKNYLDAQSGESSLLLESMALLRGGGEDRVLISNGFEEVQELKKKMEKNRTKRLVECGIDEELALDLSRAHTPNFM is encoded by the coding sequence ATGAATCCTAACTATTCCCAGAAATCTTGCATTTTTATGGGCGCATTGCCTGCAAGCACACTCTTTTTTATGCGACTTGAAAATGCTTTTTTACTTGTCTCCAAAGGCGACATTATAGAAGTTGTGAGTGATTGGGATAATTTAGAAAATGACCTTAGTATGTGGTGTGCTTTTAAGGGTGAGGAATTCATACAAAAGCGCGCAATAAGCCAAAATACAGATTCTAAAGGGAATTTTATATATATCTTGCGCAAAAAATCCCCCACAAGATTCCAAAAATTTGATTGCACTTCCCATATTGCACCACCTACACAGGGTTTAGCTCCAAATGGTGTGCAAGTGGAATTGGCAAGTCCAAATTATCATTTTGGTATAGAATCTAATAATAATATTTGGAGCAGTAATGCTTTGCAAATTTATGAGGATTCTAAAAAGTCGCAATGGAATGCCACTACAGATATAAAATGGCAAGAAATACCAGAGTTTAGCCCAGCCCTGCAATTTGCAATCGCACAGATTATGACTTATTTAACTGAAAATGAGTTTTCAGCTCTGTATATCCCCGCACGATTTTTAGGGCAGATTTCACCCTTTTTCACGCCTATTCCGCTTTTACTCTCCTCTATTATCGGTGATGAGAGCCGACATATAGAATCTTTTATCAAAAGGGCAAATATTACAGGGCTTGGTGTGCAATACTCCACACTTACAACGCAACAAAGCCTTTTTAGCCTGTGGAATGAGAAAGATTATTTCAAATCTAGCTTTTTGCTGCATATTATGGGGGAAGGGACTTTTATTGATTTGTTGAAATTCTTAGAGGAGAGCTTTAGGGCATTAGGAGATGAGGCGAGTGCATATTTACTTGCTTTAGCAAGAAAAGATGAAAGTCGCCACGTTGCCTATGGAATCAATAATGTGAAACAAGCAATAGCACAAAATCCTGCCAAAATTGCTGCCTTAAAGGAAGTCGTTTTTGCGCGTAAAAATTATTTAGATGCGCAAAGTGGCGAATCCTCCCTGCTTTTAGAATCTATGGCTCTATTGCGTGGAGGAGGTGAGGATAGAGTGTTAATTTCAAATGGATTTGAGGAGGTGCAGGAATTAAAGAAAAAAATGGAGAAAAATCGCACAAAGCGGCTTGTGGAATGTGGCATTGATGAGGAACTTGCCCTTGATTTAAGCAGGGCTCATACACCTAATTTTATGTAA
- a CDS encoding peptidase U32 family protein — protein MQDSTFKPPKIPELLSPAGNLKKLKIALEYGADAVYGGVSHFSLRNRSGKEFDFESFREGVEYTHARGKKIYVTINGFPFNSQLKLLESHIQKMASLKPDGFIVATPGVVKLSHQIAPEIPIHLSTQANVLNVLDAEVFYELGVKRIIAARELSLKDAIGIKKALPDLELEIFVHGSMCFAFSGRCLISALQNGRVPNRGSCANDCRFDYEYYVRNEKTDELVRFSGKEIYARNPDNGITMRLEEEEGVGTHIFNAKDLNLIAHIPMILESGVIDSLKIEGRTKSSYYAGITTLAYRRALEDYAQGDFVESRYKEELGTLKNRGFSEGYLIHRPFERLNTQNHWSAISEGSYQVNAEVSEEGKSALCRHTIRPNEPKEIVSAHLDSVCLGKNDIGEIFEKNGKKYLRLFKILLVNGKELESIHSGNENAFILPFALPPFSFLRQRL, from the coding sequence ATGCAAGATTCTACTTTTAAACCTCCAAAGATTCCAGAACTTCTCTCTCCTGCTGGGAATCTTAAAAAACTGAAAATTGCTTTGGAATATGGGGCAGATGCTGTTTATGGTGGCGTGAGCCATTTTTCCTTGCGGAATCGTTCAGGAAAGGAATTTGACTTTGAATCTTTCCGCGAGGGAGTAGAATACACGCACGCACGAGGCAAAAAGATTTATGTAACAATTAATGGATTTCCCTTTAATTCTCAATTAAAATTATTGGAATCACATATTCAAAAAATGGCTTCTTTAAAGCCTGATGGCTTCATCGTTGCAACACCCGGAGTAGTTAAATTGTCTCATCAAATTGCGCCAGAGATTCCGATTCATCTTTCTACGCAAGCGAATGTTTTAAATGTGTTAGACGCGGAAGTGTTTTATGAATTGGGTGTGAAGCGTATTATTGCAGCAAGAGAATTAAGCCTAAAAGACGCAATAGGGATTAAAAAAGCCCTGCCTGATTTAGAATTAGAAATTTTTGTGCATGGTTCTATGTGTTTTGCGTTTTCGGGACGTTGTCTAATCTCGGCTTTGCAAAATGGTCGCGTGCCAAATCGTGGGAGTTGCGCGAATGATTGTCGGTTTGATTATGAATATTATGTGCGCAATGAAAAAACCGATGAGTTGGTGCGATTTAGTGGCAAAGAGATTTATGCGCGGAATCCTGACAATGGAATCACAATGCGCTTGGAGGAAGAAGAGGGCGTGGGGACGCATATTTTTAACGCAAAAGATTTGAATTTAATTGCACATATCCCGATGATTTTAGAAAGCGGTGTGATAGATTCGCTTAAAATTGAGGGACGCACGAAGTCAAGTTATTATGCGGGCATTACAACACTAGCTTATCGGCGTGCTTTGGAGGATTATGCGCAAGGCGACTTTGTGGAATCGCGCTATAAAGAGGAGCTAGGAACCTTAAAAAATCGCGGTTTTAGTGAGGGTTATTTAATTCATCGTCCTTTTGAGCGACTTAATACGCAGAATCATTGGAGTGCAATTAGCGAGGGGAGCTATCAAGTCAATGCAGAGGTGAGCGAAGAGGGCAAGAGCGCGCTTTGTCGGCATACGATTCGCCCCAATGAACCTAAGGAAATTGTAAGTGCGCATTTGGATTCTGTTTGTTTGGGTAAAAATGACATCGGAGAGATTTTTGAAAAGAATGGCAAAAAATACCTGCGTCTTTTTAAGATTCTATTAGTTAATGGCAAGGAATTAGAATCTATCCATAGTGGCAATGAAAATGCCTTTATCTTGCCTTTTGCGCTCCCGCCTTTTAGCTTTTTGCGTCAAAGGCTTTAG
- a CDS encoding chemotaxis protein: protein MTQEELDSLLGSDMDDIAQGSQEQENQEESLENSTLEDPTIKSEAKADDFSIEQDVSWPPPPPTAEHKVVHQLDDVTRDSEIKATEMFDKLEKINNLDADIEDAFGEIQQFITSQEELLQKLHVKFPDFHTFNEQLEAVTKVKTDVQKVSDCLQEISNISLEAMEAMQYQDIHRQKIERVINIMRALARYMSSLFEGKIDDSKRVSSAVHIQGDKTENVVNENDIEALIANFGK, encoded by the coding sequence AGAGGAATTGGATTCACTATTGGGTAGTGATATGGACGATATTGCGCAAGGAAGTCAAGAGCAAGAGAATCAAGAGGAATCTTTAGAAAATTCTACTTTGGAAGACCCAACAATTAAAAGCGAAGCAAAAGCAGATGATTTTTCTATTGAGCAAGATGTAAGTTGGCCTCCACCTCCACCAACAGCAGAGCATAAGGTAGTGCATCAATTAGATGATGTAACGCGAGATTCGGAAATCAAAGCTACAGAGATGTTTGATAAGCTAGAGAAAATTAATAACTTAGACGCAGACATTGAGGACGCATTTGGTGAGATTCAACAATTTATCACTTCTCAAGAGGAACTTTTACAAAAGCTTCATGTCAAATTTCCGGATTTTCATACCTTTAATGAGCAGTTAGAAGCAGTAACCAAAGTCAAAACAGATGTGCAAAAGGTATCTGATTGTTTGCAGGAAATCTCAAATATTTCACTAGAAGCAATGGAAGCTATGCAGTATCAAGATATTCATCGTCAAAAAATTGAACGCGTTATTAACATTATGCGTGCGCTTGCAAGATATATGAGCTCACTCTTTGAGGGTAAAATTGACGATAGCAAACGCGTAAGCTCCGCAGTGCATATTCAAGGGGATAAAACAGAAAATGTTGTCAATGAAAATGATATTGAAGCTCTGATTGCAAATTTTGGCAAGTAA